The Syngnathus typhle isolate RoL2023-S1 ecotype Sweden linkage group LG1, RoL_Styp_1.0, whole genome shotgun sequence genome includes a window with the following:
- the dele1 gene encoding death ligand signal enhancer, giving the protein MWRVKGLAWRVLHRYHTSTPLRLPQNHHVEDEVINTSTVLSTSINTSDSSSHKQEDGERKKKQRAFKFNSTKLPRYTALDAVGWGATAVLFMQICRRIHSSFSSCTEPSPTSGVWRTPHTLQKCGYRLLLDTFSRNEVVLQRKSVLCLHNQSLDQSSSSNSVGRDAVANSSSEQSCLTSNATSSSHQDVLGHDSPLQGDAYLSASCPQENVFKKESTEMTDDVHDKSMFEGADEKLAEAAQNLEKVADSSVPIILNIIGLQRVKSGNDEEAFMCFLAAAQQGYSKALFNTGVCYEKGRGVRKDKEKASHYYWRAAAAGHKQAQYRCAKLFLTRSGNQSEEKMNTAISLLEKAAAAGLTKAQSCLASVYSWEPVRDASKSVHYLQMAAESNDNTALLLLGQCYESGFGVPQSLRKAIELYKRAAQAGNKQAQLSLASPIETDVLRSIRSLPCFSVFDRDLRPPMSSLADDVRVDTSPSGTLPFLPFCWSTGSIDMTPMLSSPALHLPPQNLEGKSCQWMVGVG; this is encoded by the exons ATGTGGCGGGTGAAAGGGCTCGCATGGAGAG TGCTGCATCGATACCACACCAGCACCCCATTGCGTCTCCCCCAGAATCACCATGTGGAAGATGAGGTCATCAACACCTCCACTGTTCTCTCCACCTCTATAAACACCTCTGACAGCAG CTCCCATAAACAAGAGGATGGCGAGAGGAAGAAGAAACAGCGGGCCTTTAAATTCAATTCCACCAAGCTGCCTCGTTACACCGCTCTCGATGCTGTCGGATGG GGTGCGACGGCAGTGCTGTTCATGCAGATCTGCCGGAGGATCCACTCCAGCTTCTCTTCATGTACTGAGCCAAGTCCAACTTCTGGAGTGTGGAGGACACCACACACTTTGCAGAAATGTGGTTACCGCCTCCTGCTGGACACTT TTTCAAGGAATGAAGTGGTCCTACAAAGAAAGAGTGTGTTGTGTCTGCACAATCAGTCCTTGGATCAGAGCAGTAGCAGCAACAGTGTTGGACGTGATGCTGTGGCAAACAGTTCCAGTGAGCAGAGCTGCCTGACTTCTAACGCCACCAGCTCAAGCCATCAGGATGTGTTGGGCCATGATTCGCCTTTACAAG GTGATGCCTACTTGTCTGCCTCCTGCCCGCAGGAGAATGTTTTCAAGAAAGAGAGCACAGAGATGACTGATGATGTTCATGACAAG TCAATGTTTGAAGGCGCAGACGAGAAATTGGCAGAAGCAGCACAGAACCTCGAAAAAGTGGCAGACAGCAGCGTCCCAATAATCCTAAACATTATTG GCCTTCAAAGAGTCAAAAGTGGAAACGACGAGGAAGCTTTCATGTGTTTCTTGGCGGCAGCTCAACAGGGCTACAGCAAGGCTCTGTTTAACACTGGCGTCTGTTACGAGAAGGGGAGAGGAGTTCGCAAGGACAAGGAGAAG GCATCCCATTACTATTGGCGGGCAGCAGCGGCGGGTCACAAACAGGCACAGTACCGATGCGCAAAGCTGTTCCTGACCAGGAGCGGGAACCAGAGTGAAGAAAAGATGAACACAGCCATCAGCCTCCTAGAGAAGGCTGCTGCAGCAGGTCTGACAAAG GCTCAGTCATGCCTAGCGTCTGTGTACTCCTGGGAGCCAGTGAGAGATGCCAGCAAGTCAGTGCATTATCTGCAGATGGCAGCCGAGAGCAAT GATAATACTGCTCTGCTCCTTTTGGGCCAGTGCTATGAAAGCGGCTTTGGGGTCCCTCAAAGCCTGAGAAAAGCAATTGAATTGTACAAACGAGCGGCTCAAGCAGGCAACAAGCAGGCTCAGCTTTCACTGGCATCTCCCATTGAAACGGATG TGTTGCGCTCCATCCGTTCTTTGCCATGCTTTTCTGTGTTCGACCGCGATCTTCGGCCACCGATGTCCTCTCTGGCCGACGACGTGCGTGTTGACACTAGCCCTTCTGGCACCCTTCCCTTCCTGCCTTTCTGCTGGAGCACCGGGAGCATAGATATGACCCCAATGCTCTCTTCTCCCGCTCTTCACCTTCCTCCACAGAATTTGGAGGGAAAATCCTGCCAGTGGATGGTAGGGGTTGGCTAA